In Miscanthus floridulus cultivar M001 chromosome 5, ASM1932011v1, whole genome shotgun sequence, one genomic interval encodes:
- the LOC136450909 gene encoding uncharacterized protein At3g49140-like isoform X1 produces the protein MAAGATLNWVKTPFDTRRFHDQSSLSFRCRNPFGSIQPWWLPTDQDSSLIKVRVAADYSDSMPDSKYTRDRGYHPLEEVKERPKKKDLLLTDVETARTVVEANSKGLLVFPARVHNEPHGHVAWSEFQYVVDDYGDIFFEVPDSENILEDDTANNPVTVLIGMDGPIIGESSVVITDFSDYMDGENLMDVPDEHHTKIDTEITDILIEWGMPATMRAIHPIYFAKCLTKAIHNNNGEKMDSPSNGLSIVGYLRPAFIEEESYLRSLFHGECNSDGYSSDRKVNETDEYKRETRPVSGINRLIDGDKSRFDFNDAETSTDSMIYKLEIMTIELFSMYGKQFMIDPQDFQDSEPDILANSASAIIERIKENSDQCAMALRSLCRRKKGLTVEEASLIGVDSLGIDVRAFCGLEARTVRFSFNAQALSERSAEKKIRRMLFPRYQRKNVKTSTEDVS, from the exons ATGGCGGCAGGAGCCACCTTAAACTGGGTTAAAACCCCATTCGACACCCGGAGATTTCATGACCAATCTAGTTTAAG TTTCCGATGCCGAAACCCTTTTGGATCAATTCAGCCCTGGTGGCTGCCAACTGATCAAGACTCATCCCTAATCAAAGTTCGTGTGGCTGCTGATTATTCAGACTCAATGCCAGATTCAAAGTACACGAGAGATCGGGGTTATCACCCTCTTGAAGAAGTTAAAGAACGTCCAAAGAAGAAGGACCTGTTGCTGACAGATGTCGAAACAGCTAGAACAGTAGTAGAG GCCAATAGCAAGGGGTTGCTTGTATTTCCTGCTAGGGTACACAATGAACCTCATGGACATGTTGCTTGGTCAGAGTTTCAATATGTTGTTGATGACTATGGAG ACATTTTCTTTGAAGTACCTGACAGCGAGAACATCTTGGAAGATGATACTGCAAACAATCCTGTG ACAGTTTTGATTGGAATGGACGGACCCATTATTGGAGAAAGTAGTGTGGTGATTACTGATTTTAGTGATTACATGGATGGTGAAAATTTAATGGACGTTCCTGATGAGCACCACACCAAG ATTGATACAGAAATAACTGATATTCTCATAGAGTGGGGGATGCCTGCAACAATGCGTGCAATACATCCAATTTACTTTGCCAAATGTTTGACAAAG GCCATTCATAATAATAATGGGGAGAAGATGGATAGTCCATCAAATGGTCTCTCTATTGTAGGATATCTGAGACCTGCTTTCATAGAGGAAGAATCTTACTTGAGGAGCTTGTTTCATGGTGAATGCAACAGTGATGGTTATTCATCTGACCGGAAAG TAAATGAAACAGATGAATACAAAAGAGAAACTCGGCCAGTTTCTGGAATCAATCGCCTCATTG ATGGTGATAAATCAAGATTTGACTTCAATGATGCTGAAACTAGTACTGATTCAATGATCTACAAGCTGGAGATAATGACAATTGAACTGTTTTCCATGTATGGCAAGCAG TTTATGATTGATCCACAAGATTTTCAAGATTCAGAACCAGATATTCTTGCAAATTCTGCTTCAGCGATTATAGAACGGATCAAAGAAAACAGTGACCAATGTGCAATGGCTCTCAGGTCGCTCTGTCGCAGGAAAAAGGGCCTTACTGTCGAG GAGGCAAGCTTGATTGGTGTTGACAGCCTTGGTATTGATGTAAGAGCCTTTTGTGGCTTGGAAGCTAGGACCGTTCGATTTTCATTCAATGCACAG GCGCTCTCTGAACGTTCAGCTGAAAAGAAGATCAGGCGAATGCTTTTCCCCCGTTACCAGCGTAAAAACGTGAAAACCTCTACTGAAGATGTGTCTTAA
- the LOC136450909 gene encoding uncharacterized protein At3g49140-like isoform X2: protein MAAGATLNWVKTPFDTRRFHDQSSLSFRCRNPFGSIQPWWLPTDQDSSLIKVRVAADYSDSMPDSKYTRDRGYHPLEEVKERPKKKDLLLTDVETARTVVEANSKGLLVFPARVHNEPHGHVAWSEFQYVVDDYGDIFFEVPDSENILEDDTANNPVTVLIGMDGPIIGESSVVITDFSDYMDGENLMDVPDEHHTKIDTEITDILIEWGMPATMRAIHPIYFAKCLTKAIHNNNGEKMDSPSNGLSIVGYLRPAFIEEESYLRSLFHGECNSDGYSSDRKDGDKSRFDFNDAETSTDSMIYKLEIMTIELFSMYGKQFMIDPQDFQDSEPDILANSASAIIERIKENSDQCAMALRSLCRRKKGLTVEEASLIGVDSLGIDVRAFCGLEARTVRFSFNAQALSERSAEKKIRRMLFPRYQRKNVKTSTEDVS from the exons ATGGCGGCAGGAGCCACCTTAAACTGGGTTAAAACCCCATTCGACACCCGGAGATTTCATGACCAATCTAGTTTAAG TTTCCGATGCCGAAACCCTTTTGGATCAATTCAGCCCTGGTGGCTGCCAACTGATCAAGACTCATCCCTAATCAAAGTTCGTGTGGCTGCTGATTATTCAGACTCAATGCCAGATTCAAAGTACACGAGAGATCGGGGTTATCACCCTCTTGAAGAAGTTAAAGAACGTCCAAAGAAGAAGGACCTGTTGCTGACAGATGTCGAAACAGCTAGAACAGTAGTAGAG GCCAATAGCAAGGGGTTGCTTGTATTTCCTGCTAGGGTACACAATGAACCTCATGGACATGTTGCTTGGTCAGAGTTTCAATATGTTGTTGATGACTATGGAG ACATTTTCTTTGAAGTACCTGACAGCGAGAACATCTTGGAAGATGATACTGCAAACAATCCTGTG ACAGTTTTGATTGGAATGGACGGACCCATTATTGGAGAAAGTAGTGTGGTGATTACTGATTTTAGTGATTACATGGATGGTGAAAATTTAATGGACGTTCCTGATGAGCACCACACCAAG ATTGATACAGAAATAACTGATATTCTCATAGAGTGGGGGATGCCTGCAACAATGCGTGCAATACATCCAATTTACTTTGCCAAATGTTTGACAAAG GCCATTCATAATAATAATGGGGAGAAGATGGATAGTCCATCAAATGGTCTCTCTATTGTAGGATATCTGAGACCTGCTTTCATAGAGGAAGAATCTTACTTGAGGAGCTTGTTTCATGGTGAATGCAACAGTGATGGTTATTCATCTGACCGGAAAG ATGGTGATAAATCAAGATTTGACTTCAATGATGCTGAAACTAGTACTGATTCAATGATCTACAAGCTGGAGATAATGACAATTGAACTGTTTTCCATGTATGGCAAGCAG TTTATGATTGATCCACAAGATTTTCAAGATTCAGAACCAGATATTCTTGCAAATTCTGCTTCAGCGATTATAGAACGGATCAAAGAAAACAGTGACCAATGTGCAATGGCTCTCAGGTCGCTCTGTCGCAGGAAAAAGGGCCTTACTGTCGAG GAGGCAAGCTTGATTGGTGTTGACAGCCTTGGTATTGATGTAAGAGCCTTTTGTGGCTTGGAAGCTAGGACCGTTCGATTTTCATTCAATGCACAG GCGCTCTCTGAACGTTCAGCTGAAAAGAAGATCAGGCGAATGCTTTTCCCCCGTTACCAGCGTAAAAACGTGAAAACCTCTACTGAAGATGTGTCTTAA